acaccaaactgcGGCGGAGCTGATGCAGTCtttaatctcttttttttttggaggtgggggcaaaaaaaaaaaaaggattcggATGTGAGACAGTGCATGAAACAGTTTTCGGACACTGGTTCATTCACAGTAGCTCAGAGTGCTTCAGTTTCACTCATCATTTCTAAGTGACCACTTCATTGTATCACCAACTTGGGTGTTGCCCTGCAGATGTTTCACACCGCTTCTGTTTAGCTTTCCAGTTCACGTGCATGATGGAGCAGTGCTGTCGCCTTGCAGCCAGAAcatcctgggtttgaatcctgctgcagtgtttggtGGAATGCAGTTTAAATGGTGACTTATGGGTATGAATGTGGTTTGGTTTTTGAAAGCAACTGCACAGGTGCACTTGCTTGTCATTGCGCCAACCGCGTTCTGTGAGAGGTGCTTGGTGTAACCCCTATGCCTCAATAGCCTCACCAGGAATTTGGCTCAGTCCAAATATTGGCAGTATCACCACTGGACTCGGTGGGTAAGTCACGTGACCGGCAGAGGTAGCCGAAGGCTCCCACAGACCTCAGTATTCCAGGCGTCATAGGCCTGGGAGCGTGTACCGATGCCATGCTTCATTGCAGCCAACAAACCACGGAACTCCACCAGGTTGTGGATATCAtagcaatcacccaggcagacaactgctcCATGCCAAGTCTTGAAAATGGCCATCTATCGCCATGACCAGGTCAAACATTGGCATCTCTTTcgtcttttccagttgctgaggtcctcaacactggatCAGGCCTTGCTAAGTTCATCGTATGGCTAAAATGTTGTAgttgacgttccctcacaatgtaaggGATTTGACATAGTCATTCCCGTGATACACGAGGATCCATAAAGAGACTTCATGCCAAACACATTATTGccgctggttagcatccaagtctcaaaaCCATACAGCGAGACAAGAAGTACTAAGACCCTAAAGATTTAGAACTACATTTTACTGCTCGGTGATGATCGTTTTTTTCTGGGAATTACCAGTTCTCCATATGTGTAGAGTGCTGTTATTTAAACTGGACATGATAGCATGACGACATATGCTAACAGCGGGTAATGCCAATTGCTTACATCAACTGTGGCTTTCATTGTCTTTAATGTTGCTTATCAAATGCACCATGTCAACTGAAGAATGTTTGTTGTGAATagcaacatgctccacgaatggaAATCCAGTAATTTGCAGAAAACATTAATTGCTGTTAAAGATGTCTGACAGCTAACTGTGGTGGCTAACATGAGCATCTCATAAGCTAAATACCTAAATTATCTGCACAGTTATCTAAATTCCAGCTTTCCCTAatactgtgtatgtgtgtaataaTACAATACTGTAATTTGAAATTTTGAGTCTACCATGTTGAGGATCATTGTTAACCTCTTTGGTAGCCTTAATGTTTTCAGCCCCATTTCTTTTATGTCAAAAACCATGAATGCATTTCAtttaaatttggtcaacatcttgGTTTAATGTTTCCCATTGATttcattgttgtttgtttgtggttAAGGACACATCAACTGAAGATTGTTGGTCCTTGGTGGAGGTACTGCTGTTTGTGCTCAGTCCCGTCTTTCATATTTGTTATCTACCATTCAGAATTTCAATGTCAGCCGGGTGCCTCTGCTGTCTTTACTCTTCATTCATACAAATTTCTGAGGTGTCATCCTTTGAGTTTCTTTATTGTCGCTGGCATAAACTCCAGATGGGGGGTCAGTGAGAAAGCCATGAGGGCAGCTTGCATGCTCttgacaaaactttttttttgtttttttttttaaaataaatttgttgTCTATTTCCCACCTCATTGGATTGTCTCCTTTCCCCCCCACAGAGCGGCTTGTTGAGTTCTCCGTAAGCGTCCAGCTCTCGGCCTCCCCATGCCTCCATCTCCTCTTGACGACAGAATTGTGGTGGCGCTGCCAAGGCCAATCCGACCTCAGGAACTCCAACTGCACCTGGACACTAGTTACTTGGACTCTATTACCACCAGCAGTAGCAGCAAGACAGTcatcaacaccacagtggtgaagATCCGGACGACGGTCAATATTGTAACGTATATGCCCTCATCCAAGGGCTCCACGCGCTCATTGTCGTGTGGATGCAGCAGTGCCAGCTGCTGCTCTGTGACTACCTATGAGAAGGACAGCCAGAGCCTTACCCACAGCCAGGTGAGTGCAAGCAGCCCAAATCTCAGCTATGCTGGGCCCCCAATCCCTGTGGTCACCAACCATGAGGCATTGAGCACTCCCAGTCTCCCTGGCACGCCCAAGGCCCTCTCCACAGTGCGCATTATCCACCCCAATGAGCTGGCCAAGCGAATCACCTGCTGCCCTATGGGTCACCCCATCGGCCCTGTGCCGGTCATCATTGACTGCCGGCCCTTCTTGGAGTACAACAAGAGCCATATCCGGGGGGCTGTACACATCAACTGCTCTGATAAAATCAGCCGGCGACGGTTGCAGCAGGGTAAGATCACTGTGCTTGACCTCATCTCTTGCCGTGAGGGCAAGGACTCTTTTAAAGGCATCTTCTCCAAAGAAATTGTAGTATACGATGAGAGCACCATGGACCCCAGCCGGCTGACATCTTCCCAGCCACTACCTATTGTCTTGGAGTCACTGCGGCGGGAGGGAAAGGACCCCATCATCCTCAAAGGTAACCATTAAGcactttttgagttttttttaggATGCCAAGATAGTGATTTCCAAtataaaagactgtgtacttgaGTGTTTTATGGGCTTTACTTTGACAGCACACCTGCCTGATAGTGTCGGACCGCTCTACATAAACATCAGCTCACACCCTTCGCCATCTCCTTTTGCCTATTTAAGACACATTTTGCAGGTGGTGAGAACAGCTGTGAGTAAATACGGCAGTCTGTTGTGATACAAGTGTCTGGGATAGCGACATGTTTTCTGTCTTGTGCTTGAAGTTGAGTTGTGTGATGGGCGGGATGGGCTGTGAACCTCAATGCATCCTATCTGGCATTGGGATCATATAGAGTTGGTCTTTTCTCTGTTCCCCTGTGCACTCTTATAGGCGAGGCTCCATTTGAGTCTTGTTATCTCTCTCAGACAACATTCATGCTAAATCCACAAACAGTTtggaaactacaacccctggcaataattatggaatcaccggcctcggaggatgttcattcagttgtttaattttgtagaaataagcagatcacagacatgacacaaaactaaagtcatttcaaatggcaactttctggctttaagaaacactataagaaatcaagaaaaaaagattgtggcagtcagtaacggttacttttttagaccaagtagaggaaaaaatatggaatcactcaattctgaggaaaaaattatggaatcaccctgtaaattttcatacccaaaactaacacctgcatcatatcagatctgctcgttagtctgcatctaaaaaggagtgaacacaccttggagagctgttgcaccaagtggactgacatgaatcatggctccaacacaagagatgtcaattgaaacaaaggagaggattatcaaactcttaaaagagagtaaatcatcacgcaatgttgcaaaagatgttggttgttcacagtcagctgtgtctaaactctggatcaaatacaaacatgggaaggttgttaaaggcaaacatactggtagaccaaggaagacaaagcgtcaagacagaaaacttaaagcaatatgtctcaaaaatcgaaaaatgtacaacaaaacaaatgaggaacgaatgggaggaaactggagtcaacgtctgtgaccgaactgtaagaaaccgcctaaaggaaatgggatttacatacagaaaagctaaacgaaaggcatcattaacacctaaacagaaaaaaacaaggttacaatgggctaaggaaaagcaattgtggactgtggatgactggatgaaagtcatattcagtgatgagtctcgaatctgcattgggcaaggtgatgatgctggaacttttgtttggtgcctttccaatgagatttataaagatgactgcctgaagagaacatgtaaatttccacagtcattgatgatatggggctgcatgtcaggtaaaggcactggggagatggctgtcattacatcatcaataaatgcacaagtttatgttgatattttggacaattgaaaggatgtttggggatgatgaaatcatttttcaagatgataatgcatcttgccatagagcaaaaactgcaaaaacattccttgcaaaaagacacacagggtcaatgtcaatgagcagatctgatttgatgtaggtgttaatttgggggatgaaaatttacagggtgattccataattttttcctcagaattgagtgattccatatttttttcctctgcttggtctaaaaaagtaaccgttactgactgccacaatcttttttttcttgatttcttacagtgtttcttaaagccagaaagttgccatttcaaatgactagttttgtatcatgtctgtgatctgcttttttttctacaaaattaaacaactgaatgaacatcctctgaggccggtgattccataatttttgccaggggttgtatgtgcaccCATTGCTAAAGACTTGTTAGTACTCTTGAGCTGGAGGTTCAGTGGGTTAAGGAGTtgggctgccaatatgtagacttgggtttcaTTCCCAGTCGTCCTACGTCAACACGCTTAGTTGGCGTTGTCCCagaccacccagctgtaaatggttactggccttggctgaggGAGTAAACTACatgggactggtgtcccatccaggttgAATCATAGACTCTTACCTGCTTCAAGCTATGGAACCCAAGATGAGCACAAACACCAGTGGTGTTCACAGCCTAGTGTATATAGGacttataaataaatgaatgaatgaatctgccAATAGGAACCCCTCCAAAGATTTGTTGGGCATTAATTCTTGTCATGTTCTTCAACTTTTACAGGGAAAAACTTGGTTATCCGAGTTAACATCAGCAATGTTAGAGGGGTATATTGGTGGTTGCGCTAAAAAAAttgtttaaatgtatttatttttaaaccagAGGTACTGTATTCTTGATGACTGCATCACTTGAGCTGTTGCTGCCCCCATAACCTTGGTTCCTTATTGAGATGTGGCAACCTGTTACCAAATCATGCTTTCACATTTATCAGCGCTCATCCAAAAAGCATGATGTAACATTGGCTTTTGATGAGGAACTGGAGACGCGTTtgggaggtgggggtgggggaagAGTGCTACGGCAAACGTTGGATTAGGatcaatattattatattatccgCTGATCCAGACTTGGTGGAAGAAGGCAACGCTGGAATAGGTTCCATTTTTACTTGAATCCTTTGTTTGGCTCGTGTAAGACAAAGTACAACGCGAAGTACTGGACCAAAGTATAAATAAAAAATGGGCAGGATCCTGTTGCAACTATTCTTAAGTGAGTTTGAGGAAGAATTTTGTGGTTGAATTTTTAAGGGTCTTGGATTTGACGTTTTCCATTTAGGATTACTGTAGGGGGCAGCAGTGGGACAAACCTCTGTCTGAactactggggggaaaaaaatgtaaaCGTGTCGAATCGTACATTTTTGTATCATATTTGTGCCCTGCTGCTCTGTTTAAGCTCGATCCTGTCAAATCCCGGAAGCTAAGTAGAGTAGGACTACTACGGATATGCTTATCGGAGTTTTGAAAAAGAGCTGACTTTCGTCCTTCGGCgtacttaggttttttttttcatgaggattaAAGTCGTGATAGgaccaatattttttgagaaatcagtcatttttgaaaacaacaagccTGATTTTGTTGCACTTCCAttataagagcctgtatttcaaaataaaagcttgtgaggttgctgcagacctgacagaattcatcagtctgtccatcctctaacgTCACAGACAGTAGATTTAAATCTGGGACATTTTCTGTCTGCGTGTGACCTTCAACCCAGAATTAACATCTTCACACTCcggacaaaacagcagaattgtgtctGACACAGGCCCgaaaaaagaaatttga
The sequence above is drawn from the Thalassophryne amazonica chromosome 21, fThaAma1.1, whole genome shotgun sequence genome and encodes:
- the dusp10 gene encoding dual specificity protein phosphatase 10, coding for MPPSPLDDRIVVALPRPIRPQELQLHLDTSYLDSITTSSSSKTVINTTVVKIRTTVNIVTYMPSSKGSTRSLSCGCSSASCCSVTTYEKDSQSLTHSQVSASSPNLSYAGPPIPVVTNHEALSTPSLPGTPKALSTVRIIHPNELAKRITCCPMGHPIGPVPVIIDCRPFLEYNKSHIRGAVHINCSDKISRRRLQQGKITVLDLISCREGKDSFKGIFSKEIVVYDESTMDPSRLTSSQPLPIVLESLRREGKDPIILKGGLSSFRQSHENLCEHSLHLHPDVDAGAAAGLMGALPHTLPSTPDIENAELTPILPFLFLGNEQDAEDLNLLQRLNIGYILNVTTHLPLYHYDTGVFVYKRLPATDSNKQNLRQYFEEAFEFIEEAHQAGMGLLIHCQAGVSRSATIVIAYLMKHTWMTMTDAYKFVKTRRPIISPNLNFMGQLLEFEEDLNNGITPRILTPKLIGVETVV